Proteins encoded in a region of the Coregonus clupeaformis isolate EN_2021a chromosome 9, ASM2061545v1, whole genome shotgun sequence genome:
- the LOC121573653 gene encoding rho-related GTP-binding protein RhoG: MQTIKCVVVGDGAVGKTCLLISYTTNAFPEEYIPTVFDNYSAQISVDGRAISLNLWDTAGQEEYDRLRTLSYPQTNVFIICFSIGSPSSHANVRHKWHPEVSHHCPGVPVLLVGTKKDLRGDTEAVKKLKEHGLTPTTQQQGNALAKQIGAVKYLECSALMQEGVREVFAEAVRAVLYPVTKKNDKKCVLL; this comes from the coding sequence ATGCAGACCATAAAGTGTGTGGTGGTGGGCGATGGTGCCGTGGGTAAGACTTGCCTGCTTATCTCCTACACGACCAACGCCTTCCCAGAGGAGTACATCCCCACCGTGTTTGACAACTACAGCGCCCAGATAAGTGTGGACGGCCGCGCCATCAGCCTTAACCTGTGGGACACGGCAGGCCAGGAGGAATACGACCGCCTGCGCACCCTCTCTTACCCCCAGACCAACGTCTTCATCATCTGCTTCTCCATCGGCAGCCCCTCCTCTCACGCCAACGTACGGCACAAGTGGCACCCAGAGGTATCCCACCACTGTCCCGGAGTTCCAGTGCTGCTGGTGGGCACCAAGAAGGATCTGCGTGGAGATACGGAGGCGGTGAAGAAGTTGAAGGAGCACGGCTTgacccccaccacccaacagcaGGGCAATGCCTTAGCCAAGCAGATCGGTGCTGTCAAATACCTGGAGTGCTCAGCTCTGATGCAGGAAGGTGTGAGGGAGGTGTTCGCAGAGGCTGTGCGAGCTGTGCTCTACCCCGTTACCAAGAAGAATGACAAGAAGTGTGTTCTGTTATAA
- the LOC121574174 gene encoding FH2 domain-containing protein 1-like — protein MIVFHCAVITLSSYIPPTPIYVPSTFPTHVSPNTPTNVSSTSPTHVSPNTPTYTSRDVQQRSKLRNLNWDLILKEKVEGRHSVWTSPDEFHVDLSSLDELFGQQKSSPPKRDVNLRHGLRPIGSPPRNVPEKASLLGGKHSMNVGIFLQQFKSAVRETVEDIRQGAGQHYGSDMLSELCKLLPETEEERRLRAFPGEHSHFEDTDLFMLLLVEVPSYRLCLDTMILQQEFDPALSSLCVSACCMVSAATELLSCPELHSILRLVLRAGNYMNAGGYTGNAAGFRIASLLKLADTKANKPDMNLLHYVAMGDLSQLHSRLTALEMRIQTELALQQQIKSFLRAQQDLVDFFCEDDVTFKLEEACSIFYSFNVRFQKAVEENAKRELQEQKRAERERMERDRDRTVRRHSIATYSSLEEDLERTLESMPAQPAQETTPPVDSPQSPLESAHLQGSLPEVPAPEKQHDTASAQPTTMGQSQKPGEWERLYPFMGDTVVCHTLVTGLHSYKNLTPTQPQKEPTKGSHCCLRLRDKQEQDRAASPQVHRVAAPQVQGDNVRDKKVCTPASRLQRKTLPRSRASRPSASPTYTLSSTASAIPTSTASAIPKMQGRSEAASTWSSLLPLRNSMRSPTPSTFRDHTESSVTTSAKAICCAVIAAAAVNKDRSSQSTVPKTQVTKLPGPRSKLPTPLSMWK, from the exons ATGATAGTGTTCCACTGTG CTGTCATCACTCTCTCCTCCTacatcccccccacccccatctatGTCCCCTCCACCTTCCCCACCCATGTCTCCCCCAACACCCCCACCAAtgtctcctccacctcccccaccCATGTCTCCCCCAACACCCCCACCTAT ACCAGTCGTGATGTCCAGCAACGGTCCAAGTTACGCAATCTGAACTGGGATCTCATTCTGAAGGAGAAGGTAGAGGGCCGTCATAGTGTCTGGACCAGTCCAGATGAGTTCCACGTAGACCTGAGCTCGTTGGATGAGCTATTTGGACAACAGAAGAGCTCTCCCCCCAAGAGGGACGTCAATTTACGGCATGGTCTCAGACCCATTGGCTCCCCTCCACGCAATGTACCTGAAAAG GCATCACTTCTGGGCGGGAAGCACAGTATGAACGTAGGGATTTTCCTCCAGCAATTCAAGAG TGCAGTGAGGGAGACAGTGGAGGACATCAGACAGGGGGCTGGGCAGCATTATGGGAGTGACATGCTCAGTGAACTGTGCAAATTGCTGCCTGAGACTGAGGAG GAGAGACGTCTCAGGGCGTTCCCGGGTGAGCATAGCCATTTTGAAGACACTGACCTCTTCATGCTCCTACTAGTGGAGGTGCCCAG TTATCGCTTGTGTCTGGACACCATGATCCTGCAGCAGGAGTTTGACCCAGCCTTATCTTCACTGTGTGTTTCAGCTTGCTGCATGGTGTCTGCAGCCACAG agCTTTTGAGCTGCCCAGAGTTGCACTCCATCCTACGGCTGGTCCTGAGGGCAGGAAACTACATGAATGCC GGAGGTTACACAGGCAATGCTGCTGGGTTCCGCATCGCCTCTCTACTCAAACTCGCTGACACCAAAGCCAACAAACCAGACATGAACCTGCTGCATTATGTGGCCATG ggggATCTGTCTCAGCTGCACAGCAGACTAACTGCACTAGAGATGAGAATTCAGACTGAACTTGCTCTCCAACAGCAAATCAAATCCTTCCTCCGG GCCCAACAGGACCTGGTAGACTTCTTCTGTGAGGACGATGTCACGTTCAAGCTGGAGGAGGCCTGCAGCATCTTTTACTCCTTCAACGTTCGCTTTCAGAAAGCTGTAGAA GAGAATGCAAAGAGGGAGCTTCAGGAACAGAAgcgagcagagagggagaggatggagagggaccGGGACAGGACAGTGAGACGTCACTCCATAGCCACCTATTCATCACTGGAGGAAGACCTGGAGAGAACCCTGGAGAG TATGCCAGCCCAGCCTGCCCAGGAGACCACCCCTCCGGTGGACAGCCCACAGTCGCCTCTGGAGAGTGCCCATCTGCAGGGCAGTCTACCAGAAGTGCCTGCCCcagagaaacagcatgacacagccTCTGCCCAACCCACCACCATGGGACAGTCACAGAAGCCTGGGGAATGGGAGCGTCTGTATCCATTCATGGGAGACACAGTAGTGTGTCACACTCTTGTGACTGGCCTACACTCCTATAAGAACCTGACCCCAACACAGCCCCAGAAGGAGCCAACGAAAGGATCCCACTGCTGCTTACGGTTGAGGGACAAGCAGGAGCAGGACAGAGCGGCATCACCCCAGGTCCACAGAGTGGCAGCACCCCAGGTCCAGGGGGATAATGTGCGAGACAAAAAGGTGTGCACACCAGCTTCTAGGCTGCAGAGAAAAACTCTGCCCAGGAGCAGGGCTTCCAGACCCTCTGCCAGCCCCACTTACACCCTTTCCTCTACTGCCTCTGCCATCCCCACTTCCACAGCCTCTGCCATCCCAAAAATGCAGGGCAGGTCAGAAGCAGCCTCCACATGGTCCTCACTTCTCCCTCTCAGGAACTCAATGCGTTCCCCAACTCCATCCACCTTCAGAGATCATACTGAG AGCTCTGTGACCACTAGTGCCAAGGCCATATGCTGTGCTGTCATTGCTGCTGCGGCTGTGAATAAGGACAGGAGCAGCCAGTCCACAGTACCAAAGACCCAAGTTACAAAGCTGCCTGGCCCCAGGTCGAAGCTCCCAACTCCCCTATCCATGTGGAAGTGA